The Mytilus galloprovincialis chromosome 4, xbMytGall1.hap1.1, whole genome shotgun sequence genome contains a region encoding:
- the LOC143070989 gene encoding uncharacterized protein LOC143070989 yields MVRGDMRTSVLDTRVMRGADVYTDHYLVRSKIRLKLARNKGDKNKCKRERYDLNKLKNMDVRKKYNIEVRNRFQVLEEGNIEDPVLKYEGAVEIYTEAAKQVLGSSKKISKPWITNNTWKMVDERKEIKKRLEGTRSERLKVRLSEEYKQKNKGVKKSAREDKRKWYNMMAEDAEKAAENGRSKELYNITKILTGERKRQHTGVKSKEGELKSERNDILNRWVEHFSEVLNRQDPLHPISEEDVDMAEIIIEEIDLGEWTVAEVKRALKKTQNGKSAGIDSVTPELIKADIDLTAEKMAEIFNSLWEEENWPSDWRKGLICKIFKKGDMTDCNNWRGVTLLPVFSKVFCRMLIERIKEGIDKRLRNEQAGFRPKRGTTEQIFILRNILEQTNEWRAALIILFIDFEKAFDSVHRESMVYHEELWNTRQDNKNHKGDI; encoded by the coding sequence ATGGTACGAGGGGACATGAGGACATCAGTATTGGATACAAGAGTAATGAGAGGAGCAGATGTGTATACTGACCACTACTTAGTAAGGTCTAAGATCAGACTCAAACTGGCAAGAAATAAAGGTGACAAGAACAAATGCAAAAGAGAGAGATATGACCTAAACAAGCTAAAAAATATGGATGTAAGGAAAAAGTACAATATTGAAGTGAGAAACAGATTTCAAGTACTAGAAGAAGGTAACATCGAAGATCCAGTGTTGAAATATGAAGGTGCAGTAGAGATATACACTGAGGCAGCTAAACAGGTATTGGGGAGCAGTAAAAAGATCAGTAAACCATGGATAACCAACAATACATGGAAAATGGTtgatgaaagaaaagaaattaaaaaaagattagaAGGAACAAGATCGGAAAGATTAAAAGTGAGACTCAGTGAAGAATACAAGCAGAAAAATAAAGGGGTTAAGAAAAGTGCCAGAGAGGATAAAAGGAAGTGGTACAATATGATGGCTGAAGATGCAGAAAAAGCAGCAGAAAATGGCAGAAGCAAAGAGCTTTATAACATCACTAAAATACTAACAGGTGAAAGAAAGAGGCAACACACAGGAGTAAAAAGTAAAGAAGGAGAACTGAAAAGTGAAAGAAATGATATATTGAATAGATGGGTAGAACATTTTAGTGAAGTTTTAAATAGGCAAGATCCTCTTCATCCAATTTCAGAGGAAGATGTAGATATGGCAGAAATTATAATAGAGGAGATCGATCTAGGAGAATGGACAGTAGCTGAAGTTAAAAGAGCACTAAAGAAGACACAAAATGGGAAGTCAGCAGGAATAGACAGTGTAACACCAGAGCTTATAAAGGCAGACATCGACCTTACAGCAGAGAAAATGGCAGAAATATTTAACAGCCTATGGGAAGAAGAAAATTGGCCATCAGACTGGAGAAAGggattgatttgtaaaatctttaagAAGGGAGATATGACAGATTGTAACAACTGGAGGGGAGTGACTCTTTTACCTGTTTTCAGTAAAGTTTTCTGCAGAATGTTAATAGAAAGAATAAAGGAAGGAATAGACAAGAGATTGAGGAATGAGCAGGCAGGATTTAGACCAAAAAGAGGAACAACTGAACAGATTTTTATCCTTAGAAACATACTTGAGCAAACAAATGAATGGAGGGCAGctttaataatactttttataGACTTCGAAAAAGCATTTGACTCTGTCCACCGAGAGTCTATGGTATATCATGAAGAGCTATGGAATACCAGACAAGATAATAAGAACCATAAAGGAGATATATAA